The following are encoded together in the Chaetodon auriga isolate fChaAug3 chromosome 6, fChaAug3.hap1, whole genome shotgun sequence genome:
- the LOC143321763 gene encoding Golgi apparatus membrane protein TVP23 homolog A-like isoform X1, protein MTMADDTEDVELDFAADEQERARRSAVLRHPLASFFHLFFRVVAIVTYLLCDWFSESFASCFVLIITLLSFDFWSVKNVTGRLLVGLRWWNQIDEDGKSLWVFEAKKTSRGNNIGTEAEARIFWLGLIICPLIWTFFFFTSLFSLKIKWLSLVVASISLQVANLYGYLRCKAVGEDGRPPDTSSFTGQHLLQRTSSLGCYEEDPPAPM, encoded by the exons ATG ACGATGGCGGATGACACGGAGGATGTGGAGCTGGACTTTGCTGCTGACGAGCAGGAGAGGGCGCGGAGAAGCGCAGTCTTAAG ACACCCTCTCGCCTCCTTTTTCCACCTGTTCTTCCGGGTGGTTGCCATAGTCACCTATTTGCTGTGTGACTGGTTCAGCGAGAGCTTTGCTTCGTGTTTTGTCCTGATCatcactctgctctcttttGACTTCTGGTCTGTCAAG AATGTAACCGGCAGGCTGTTGGTGGGGCTGCGGTGGTGGAATCAGATCGACGAGGACGGAAAGAGCCTCTGGGTGTTTGAGGCCAAAAAA ACCTCCAGGGGCAATAACATtgggacagaggcagaggcaagGATTTTCTGGCTCGGCCTCATTATCTGTCCTCTCATATggacattcttcttcttcacctccctTTTCTCCCTGAAGATCAAATGGCTG TCGCTTGTGGTAGCTAGTATTTCCCTCCAAGTGGCTAATCTCTATGGTTACCTTCGCTGCAAGGCGGTGGGAGAGGACGGCAGGCCTCCAGACACCAGCTCTTTCACAGGACAGCACCTCCTGCAGCGT ACATCATCTTTGGGATGCTATGAAGAGGACCCTCCTGCACCCATGTAG
- the LOC143321763 gene encoding Golgi apparatus membrane protein TVP23 homolog A-like isoform X2, which yields MTMADDTEDVELDFAADEQERARRSAVLRHPLASFFHLFFRVVAIVTYLLCDWFSESFASCFVLIITLLSFDFWSVKNVTGRLLVGLRWWNQIDEDGKSLWVFEAKKTSRGNNIGTEAEARIFWLGLIICPLIWTFFFFTSLFSLKIKWLSLVVASISLQVANLYGYLRCKAVGEDGRPPDTSSFTGQHLLQRPDIIFGML from the exons ATG ACGATGGCGGATGACACGGAGGATGTGGAGCTGGACTTTGCTGCTGACGAGCAGGAGAGGGCGCGGAGAAGCGCAGTCTTAAG ACACCCTCTCGCCTCCTTTTTCCACCTGTTCTTCCGGGTGGTTGCCATAGTCACCTATTTGCTGTGTGACTGGTTCAGCGAGAGCTTTGCTTCGTGTTTTGTCCTGATCatcactctgctctcttttGACTTCTGGTCTGTCAAG AATGTAACCGGCAGGCTGTTGGTGGGGCTGCGGTGGTGGAATCAGATCGACGAGGACGGAAAGAGCCTCTGGGTGTTTGAGGCCAAAAAA ACCTCCAGGGGCAATAACATtgggacagaggcagaggcaagGATTTTCTGGCTCGGCCTCATTATCTGTCCTCTCATATggacattcttcttcttcacctccctTTTCTCCCTGAAGATCAAATGGCTG TCGCTTGTGGTAGCTAGTATTTCCCTCCAAGTGGCTAATCTCTATGGTTACCTTCGCTGCAAGGCGGTGGGAGAGGACGGCAGGCCTCCAGACACCAGCTCTTTCACAGGACAGCACCTCCTGCAGCGT CCAGACATCATCTTTGGGATGCTATGA